The following proteins come from a genomic window of Triticum aestivum cultivar Chinese Spring chromosome 6A, IWGSC CS RefSeq v2.1, whole genome shotgun sequence:
- the LOC123130828 gene encoding putative receptor-like protein kinase At4g00960 translates to MEQNVLEQILEGSMEPTHIPLVTLWKITDGFSPDRIIGEGGFATVYKGVVGNWSVAVKKIRSVKTIDDKLFRREVGSLLEVNHPNVVRFLGLCSDTVETPMKNPDGRGYIYAEERERLMCFEYITNGSLDTKITDELRGFEWDKRYKIIRGSCAGLHYLHMEKHILHMDLKPANILLNDGLVPKITDFGLSRPIDCSQTMAEMHFSLGYCAPEILFGGRMSPKSDMYSLGVTIVELVTGHKGTPNKDNVRVFYLVTEKHFFKNHVSVACCGSY, encoded by the exons ATGGAACAAAATGTCCTGGAGCAAATACTTGAGGGCAGCATGGAGCCAACACATATTCCGCTAGTAACTTTATGGAAAATCACTGACGGGTTTTCCCCGGATAGAATAATCGGTGAAGGGGGATTCGCAACGGTTTATAAG GGTGTTGTTGGGAATTGGAGTGTTGCTGTGAAGAAGATCAGGAGCGTCAAGACAATTGATGACAAGCTCTTTCGTCGTGAGGTTGGCAGCCTACTGGAGGTGAACCATCCAAACGTAGTTCGGTTTCTCGGCTTATGTTCTGATACAGTGGAGACACCAATGAAAAACCCAGATGGCAGAGGATATATTTACGCCGAGGAAAGAGAAAGATTAATGTGTTTTGAGTATATCACTAATGGGAGCCTTGACACAAAAATTACAG ATGAATTAAGAGGCTTTGAGTGGGATAAGCGTTATAAGATAATTAGAGGAAGTTGTGCGGGTCTACATTATCTACACATGGAAAAACATATTCTTCATATGGATCTAAAGCCTGCCAACATACTACTAAATGATGGACTGGTGCCAAAGATTACGGACTTTGGTCTATCAAGACCAATAGATTGCTCACAAACTATGGCCGAAATGCATTTTTCACT AGGCTATTGCGCTCCGGAAATCCTGTTTGGTGGTAGGATGTCCCCCAAGTCAGACATGTATAGTTTGGGTGTCACAATCGTCGAACTGGTGACAGGACATAAGGGTACCCCTAATAAGGATAATGTAAGAGTGTTTTATCTCGTGACGGAAAAACACTTCTTTAAGAATCATGTTTCCGTTGCATGTTGTGGCTCCTACTGA